Proteins from a genomic interval of Leifsonia shinshuensis:
- a CDS encoding DUF1048 domain-containing protein, with protein sequence MAPKWIELVTGSLEQKKQYRQIKNRLDALPEPYNGVAKALNRYLMYNGGIVDGDTILTMMTDFVELWERAAADGAAVRDIVGDDPVEFADAFAAAYVGTRWIDKERARLSEAVDAAERAQEKKNS encoded by the coding sequence ATGGCACCGAAGTGGATCGAGCTGGTCACCGGATCGCTCGAGCAGAAGAAGCAGTACCGGCAGATCAAGAACCGGCTGGACGCCCTCCCCGAGCCGTACAACGGCGTCGCGAAGGCGCTCAACCGCTACCTCATGTACAACGGCGGGATCGTCGACGGCGACACCATCCTCACGATGATGACCGACTTCGTCGAGCTGTGGGAGCGCGCTGCCGCCGACGGCGCCGCGGTCCGCGACATCGTCGGGGACGACCCGGTCGAGTTCGCCGACGCGTTCGCCGCGGCGTACGTCGGCACCCGCTGGATCGACAAGGAGCGCGCCCGCCTCAGCGAGGCCGTCGACGCGGCCGAACGAGCGCAGGAGAAGAAGAACTCATGA
- a CDS encoding PadR family transcriptional regulator, translated as MGKQTTEMLKGTLEGIVLAILSGRAAYGYEITSWLRDQGFEDIAEGTVYALLVRVEQRGLVDVEKVPSEKGPPRKVYSLNAAGREYLDEFWRTWSFLAERLEQLRDGGK; from the coding sequence ATGGGCAAGCAGACCACAGAGATGCTCAAGGGCACGCTCGAGGGCATCGTCCTCGCCATCCTGTCCGGCCGGGCCGCATACGGGTACGAGATCACCTCGTGGCTGCGCGACCAGGGCTTCGAGGACATCGCCGAGGGCACCGTCTACGCCCTGCTCGTCCGGGTGGAGCAGCGGGGCCTAGTGGATGTCGAGAAGGTCCCGTCGGAGAAGGGGCCGCCCCGCAAGGTGTACTCGCTCAACGCAGCGGGACGCGAATATCTGGACGAGTTCTGGAGGACCTGGAGCTTCCTCGCAGAACGACTGGAACAGCTCCGAGACGGAGGAAAGTGA